The genomic window GACGGCGAGCGCCGAGGTCGCGGTGCACGGAGCGACGCCGTCGGGGTCGGCGCTCTCGTTCGACGGCGACGACGACCTCGAGGTGACCTTCGGGGCGCCGCTCGTGCTGGGCCGCGCGTACACCGTGAGCGCGTGGATCCGCCCGGAGCCGTCCGGGGATCAGTTCGCCGTGCTCTCGTGCCATGGGGAGCCGGGCGTCATCCTGCGCACGCAGGGCTCGCGAGTGGTGGGGATCGGCTACGACGCGTGGACGAGCGACTGGCCGGACTACGCGGTCACCGAGGACGAAGGGCTCGCGCTCGAGGGTTGGCAGCACGTCGCGCTCACCGTCGATGAATCGGACCTGGCGCTCTACGTGGACGGCGAGCGCGTTCGCGAGCGCAGCGTCACCCCGACCCCGCCCCGCGCCGACCACGAGCCGACCTGCTGGATCGGTCGGAGCGGCTACTCGTGGATGGAGCATCACTTCGTCGGGGAGATCGATGAAGTGCGCATCTACGGGCGGACCCTGGCCCCGCGCGAGGTGGAGTGGCTCGCGGCGCGCTGTCCGGGAGATTGCGTCCCGTGACGGAGCCGCGGATCGAGCTCGTCTACGACGCCGACTGTCCGAACGTCGAGGCGGCGCGCGAGAGCCTCGAGCGCGTGCTTGGGCAGCTCGGGTTGCCTGTGCGCTGGCGGGAGCACGTGTCGAGTGACGCGCCGGCCCGTCTGCGCGGCCTGGGCTCGCCGACGATCCTGGTGGACGGTCGAGACGTGTCTGGAGAGCGCGCGCCCAGCTCCTGCTGCCGGCTCTATGCGTCGGCCGACGGGCGGCTGTCGCCGGTCCCCGATGACGCCGACATCGCGAGGGCGCTGCGCGCGTGAGGCTCTCCACGTTCGTCGGCAGCCTCGTGGACCAGGCTCTGGGCGCGCACGCCATCGTCAACGCGTCGAACCCTCACGTGGGGCTGGGCAGCGGTGTGAGCGGCGCCATCCGCGCCGCGTGTGGAGGGGCGGCGTTCCAGACGGAGGTGCGTCGCGCGTGGGAGGACGCGTTCGACGAGCCGCTCGAGGCGGGCGACTGTCTGGTGACCGGCGCGGGGACGGCCCGGGCGTTTCGCTGGGTCCTGCACGTGCCCGCCGTCGACTACACGGCGCGCGATCCCGAGACGGGCGGCTCGTCGGGACCGGCGCGAATTCAGGCGTGCGCGGCCGCGGCGCTGGAGGAGGCGGGAGCGCTGGCCGAGGCGCACGGGCTCGTCGGGCGCTTCGTGTTGGGCTTCCCGTTGCTCGGCGCCGGACACGGCGGGCTGGGCGAGGTCGCCTCGGCCGCGGCGATGATGCGCGCCTTCGTGGACGCGCCGGTGGGGGTGGGGGAGGTGCGCGTGGCGGTGCTCGAGGAGCGGCTGGCGCGCCTCGTCGAGCACGCGGCAGAGCGCTTCGGTCTTCGCTGAGCGCGCCTGGACCCCCCTCGCGGCCGGCGTCCGCCACCCCCGTGCCCGCCACCCCCGCCGATTCGCGCTCGTAAGTGCTCGGAATTGCTTGCTGGGGCATCGGCATGACGGGTGCGGTGGGTCGGGCGTGACCCCGCCGCGCTACATCGAGCCGAACGCCGTCTATGCGATCACGCGGCGCGTGGAGGGGCGGAGGTTCTTGCTCCGGCCGGACGGCGCGCTGAACGACCTGGTTCGCTACTACCTCGCGCTCTTCGCGCAGCGGCACGGGGTGGAGATCCACGTGATGGTGGTGATGTCGACGCACTTCCACATGGTCGCGTCGGTGCCGGACGAGAACGTGAGCGAGTTCATGCACGACCTGGATCTGCTGTTGTCGATCGACGTGAAGCGGCTGCGCACGCGCGCGATCGGGGTGACGTGGGAGCCGGGAGGGCTGTCGATCATCCAGCTGCACGGCGAGAAGGCGGTGGAGAAGGCGATCGCGTATGCGATCGCGAATCCGGTGGCGTCTGGGCTGGTCTGGAGACCGGAGGACTGGCCGGGGGTGACGGCGTCGGTGGAGGAGCTGGGTGAGAAGGAGCTGGCAGGGAGCCGGCCTCGAGGTCGCTCGCCGGCGTACTGGCCGGCGCGGGCGTCGATCCGCCTGACGTGGCCGGAGTGTCTGGCCGAC from Sandaracinaceae bacterium includes these protein-coding regions:
- a CDS encoding LamG domain-containing protein, with translation MSSTLLVGGAFRAPALVPATIAMMRSWLVIALSFVAGCTHDWGSLEPDLDEGLLLELAFEGGEAVDRTASAEVAVHGATPSGSALSFDGDDDLEVTFGAPLVLGRAYTVSAWIRPEPSGDQFAVLSCHGEPGVILRTQGSRVVGIGYDAWTSDWPDYAVTEDEGLALEGWQHVALTVDESDLALYVDGERVRERSVTPTPPRADHEPTCWIGRSGYSWMEHHFVGEIDEVRIYGRTLAPREVEWLAARCPGDCVP
- a CDS encoding macro domain-containing protein, with protein sequence MRLSTFVGSLVDQALGAHAIVNASNPHVGLGSGVSGAIRAACGGAAFQTEVRRAWEDAFDEPLEAGDCLVTGAGTARAFRWVLHVPAVDYTARDPETGGSSGPARIQACAAAALEEAGALAEAHGLVGRFVLGFPLLGAGHGGLGEVASAAAMMRAFVDAPVGVGEVRVAVLEERLARLVEHAAERFGLR